DNA sequence from the Salvia splendens isolate huo1 chromosome 19, SspV2, whole genome shotgun sequence genome:
CAAATCACCTTCTGATCAAAAGccgaatttaaataaatatcttGATGGGAATGAATTGCACACTCTGAAATAGCGTACTGTTATCAGCAATGGTGTATGTTAAGAGAAAAAGCATTTGAAAACATCTTAGGCAAATAAGGTAAGATTTGAGTGCATCAGTTTGTGCAATAGCTATGTCAATATCACTGTATCATATTCATACCCATGAACTAATTCAGCAAGCTGGGGCTGCAATTCTTCATCTCTAAGCTTGTGTATTCTGCTTGAAATGGAATCAATCGCTTTGACACTAACATCAAGCTTTGTAAGTAATCTTCTGATAGATGCCCGAGCAGCATCCATCTTTCGAGCTTCGGCTCCTTCCTCATCTAAGGTTTTTAACCTCTTGTGCTGCTTCTCATACATGGTCCGGATTCTTTCTTCATCCTATAAAAGTAATAACCTATCAAAACTCAGCAAGATTGAATTGCAAGACAGGGCTTAAAATGAATTTAAAGGTGAAactgaaaatataattaataagaAGCAGTCGCCAGTTTCGCATGTGTGGAACTGGAACAtagtctttagtttagttttacaTCTCGTGAATCAATTTATTTGAGAAGTCTTTCCTTTTCTCTTACCAAGCTAAAATAGTTAATGAAGGGGAGTAATTAATCTTCCAGTAGCAATCAAGAAACCAAAATGATATTACCTTTACTTCTTTGCATAACTTCTTCTCCCAAGCATATAGCTTATCCATAGTAGACGAGAGGTTACAAGCCATTGAGTCTACATCATTCCCAACATCTTCAAAGTAAGATTTTGCCATCTTCATTGTGCTGGAAGCTAACTTTGCAGATTCCTTTGAGGGGGAATCCCACAACGTCGTCGACGGGTGTATGAGATACAATATTCGGGACATCATTACTGTAAAAGTACTAATTAGTTTTCAACAAAGCAGTCAGCATGACCAAAAGAAGGAAGGTGTTAATctaaaatattactactccaTAGAATCAATAAATTACAGTTTACATTGACAAACACAGGAacatagaaacaaaaaaaaaactacagcACACAAGTTTTTAATAGATAAAAGAGGGGCAGCGCCATTGTCAAAATAGCAATCTCAGTAGTTACAACAACACTGCGATATTGCACAGAAAGAACGCAAAGTAATTCATAGGAAAACGTCAAGGAGTCCAATAAAAACATAATCTCTATTAGCAATATGTGAATGGCTGTCCACATGTATGAACTACTAGCAGGACATGAAATTTGGCAGTTCATACACTTCAGAAACGAGGATGTAGATTCAGATTGTGCCCATCTATATATTACGAATATTTTATGTACAGTGAATTAGCCGCAGCAGCTTCAGTCGGATACAAAATTCTAGGAATGATAACAACAAGCAAATGGAATCAACAGCTAGTCATGAATCTTGAGATTTATGAAGGAAATGTTCAGCAGAATGATACGATATAAGATTATGAAGTAGAAAACAGAAAAATTGAATTGTATAAGCAGAAAATGACACCTTTTAGAAATCTAGGCTGATAAGGCAGCTTCCCAACTTCAAGCATCATGGCCACCTCTTTCCCATAACTAGAAGCTGTCTCAAAATCATCCCTAATCTCAGCAACAACTTCCCTCAGATCCCTTGTGCCACGAGGTGACGACAAAGTAACACTACTAAACTTTGAAGAATCACCATCCTGCTTTGACGTCTCCTCCACATCAAATGTCACCCCTTTCTTCTTGCCAGCACCCTCATCCACACTCTTCACCACTATATGATCCGAGCTGCTTTTCTCATGCGTTAAACTAATCGAAGCGGTTTCTCCACCTACCCACGATGCCCCCTCACCATGTGGAGTTGTTGGCATTGATGGCTTCACACTCTCCTCTCCATAATGCGAAGCCACTGATGGCTTGGGATGGTGGTTCCCATCGTTATGCATTTGCATGGATGGTCTCTCACTCTCCTCACTACTCCAAGAAGGGACAGACGTCGAACTACTATCAATCTTGTATAGTGAAGCTGATCTAGAACTGCCCTTGCTTTTGCTAGATGGCACTGATCTTGAACTATCCTCACCTCTATGCAACCTTGAGCTAAACTCACTTCTCTGCGGCAGCTTTGATCTCAAATTACCATTCTCACTCCTATGCTTCGGCACTGATCTTGAACTCGTCTGGTTATCTCTCCGCGCCGCCCTAGAGTGAGGACTGCTCCCAGCAGAACTCAATTTGCCCCCATTAAGAGCCTCCTTATACACTTCACTCTCAGTTTCCTCCTCCAATTCAGGTatcccctctctctccctcacctCCGTCGAATCCGGGCTGCTGTAATTCGACCCGTAACCATACCCGCCTCCTGAGTAATAGCTACCGTACCCGATTTCAGCCGCATTGAACGGATCAAAGAAATCCCACGCCGAAACCTTGGGCGAAGGCGGAGGCGGTGGCTCCTTCTCCGATTTCCCACTCCCAATTTCCCTATCATCCATCCTCAGAGGCGAACCCGCCGGATTATAGCCGTAATTACCACCATACCCCGCCGGAGAATTCCAGTACGAATCGGAGTATCCGTAACTCGGCGGATCCTGAACCACTGTTTTAGCCGCCGGAGCTGATTTCTTCATGTAGTACACGTTAGGGTTACCCGAGAAAAACCATGACTGCGCCTCCGCGGCCGCAGGCGGCTGATTCCACGGATCCGGATAGGGCTCGCGCTGTGGCATCGGGAACTGATACGGATTCGGATACGCATACGGATTCGGATTCGGATTCGCGAACGGATCACTTAAAAAACCGTTACTATATCCACTGTAAGTGTCGTGTGGGAAACGAGAGGGATAAAATGCATCCTCGTTATTCAAATTCCTAGCTCTCTCTCCCGCGTGATTGCCGTGTTGATGATGCTGCCGCGCTTCGTTGCCATCGAATCCGCCGTGGTGAAGGTGATTGTGATCTTCGGAGTCGTCATCTTCCTCATCGGAGGAATCCGATAGATTCAAATGCGACTCGGATTCGTCTCCGCTGTGCAAATGCAGGGGAGATTCGGCGCCATTGCCGCGGTTCTTCTTCGAGCTCGGGGACAGGGTGAGCGACGGCGAGGAGAaggacgacgacgacgacgtcGAGGTGATGAGCTCCTCGTCGACGAACTTCCGTAGCGCGTCGCCGACCTCCTTGAGCGAGCGGAAGTAGGAGACGTGGGCGGCGGCGAGGGCGTAGCGGTGGTTggcggcggcgcgcacgagctcGCGCCGCTCGCGGCAGCGGATTACGAGCGGCAGGTCGTCCTCCTTCGACGCGCTGCAGCCCATTGGTCAAAGCGCGTCCgcagcagaagaagaagaagaatgctCCTCCGCCCGCGGCAATTGCATCTCTTTTTCTAGGGAGAGAGGGGAGAAATTTCCATGGCAGTGTGGGTTTGTTCAGCTATACGGCGTGGTACAACTCATAAAGGGGGAAGTACAAGTGCGCATTGGATTCTACTGTAGCGAATTTTTGGTAAAGGGGTTTTTGGAAGCTTATTGATATTTCCTGACCGTCAGATTTCGAGATTCATCCTCTGGATGGGGATCCTACTGCACAACAGCCCCTGCTGTTACAtacaaaagaataaaataaatcaaataaaattaaataaatcaaataaatatattattttattacgtTGTGAGGAATGCAAGTGCACAGGAGAGGATCCCACTCCTCCATCCTCCACCGTCTACTTAAATACGGATCTTCCTATGAAATATGGGAgtaaaaatattaatgaaatatgggagtaaaaatattaattaaatatgggAGTAAAAATACGTGTGATTGTTATGGAATAATAATAAATGGTGTTCTATAATAATTATTCCGTacgtatattaaaaatattttttttcaataaatacaaatttttttctttgaatGAAGTGTATGCATACGTGTTGAATGGTTGAAAAACGTACATTTATGTGTGTGAAATTCCGCgaaatgaagaaagagatgaaTTCTGCTTTGAGACGTGTGACAAGAAAAATATACATATGGAAATTGGAGAATAATATGTTGGTCTGGAAATTGGAGTCCAAGCAAgtcattaattatttaattataagtgCATGgaaatttatactactacagTCTACAGTCATTTTTATCTTAAATAACAgttcatttaataaaatattatagtacTACTTACTTCTATGGAGTACACACATTGCTGACAAATATATAAGGCGTTACTTTATGGCAAcattaattttaagaaatataaataaatatacataaattaattaataaaatataatatttttatatattaattttataaataaatactccctccgtcccgggctactcgcccctttccttttcggcacggagattaaggaattagtgtataggaaagtcaaaaatgacggctgtaagtgaaaatttttactaaaaatggaaagagtacaagtaacttgggacgtccaaaaaggaaataagtgcgagtagtgcgggacggagagaGTCTGAATTTATTACCAGAATGTGAGATTTGATAACCAAATACTTTTAGTAAAAACGGATTGACACATTTAATAGGACAAACATCCTATTTAATAGGACAAACATCCTAAATTGGTTAATTATAGTAACATTTATTAATAGACATGGAAAGTTATTTTGACCTCTAATCATAATAATGCATAACGAGAAAAGGGCATCTATAACCACACTTCTTGGACATGTATCGGCACACTTTTTCACCGAATCACGGAGATGGAGGTCATTAAACATGTCACTtcgcattattttattttaataatttgaacatattactacattttattaatGACCCAAGTACTACACATTATGTATTTAAGCTTTGCAGTAATATCAAACGCGGCGTCCATTCTATTTTACCAGTAAGTCAATTTTGACATAATGTAagatgtttttattaattagtttgttGAAACATAAATTGGTTTATTGTTAATGTATTTAGGGTAATACATCCTCAAAATATATCGATCCATGCAAAACATGCAATGAACTCTGGTTAGCAGAATAAAAGATTATATCACATTCACGTACATTAGCAAAAAAGGTTAATCAAGAGTTTACGACATCTAAAATGACagaatatattataaaattgtgaATGGAAATTTTACTTTTTATGCAAGCTTCTGATTTTTGTATACCAAAATGATACTCCATGTTGGTAATCTTTCATATGAAAGTATGAAACACTCCTATTTTAgtattgaaattatattttgatataaaaaaataattgaagtaaataaacttagactcattttgaaagatagagagagggagagtgCCTCGCGAAAGGCGCCATTGGTGGCGGAGTGCTGTCATTACAACTCTACTCTACCATCAttacccctctctctctctatttataatttttattattatctgtCTTTTCCATTTTACCTTTTACAGacaaatttcataaattatgCTGTCTGTTTGCTACTCCTTCTGTCCACGGACcactatttttaagaaatactccctccgtcccgcccTACTtacacttatttcctttctggacatcccaagttatttgcactctttccatttttagtaacaatttatacctacagctataattgttgactttgtctatgtTGGTTTCtcggattacaaagataactaccgggcgtaatacaacccaaaagaaaggaaaggaagaactgaacttaaaaatacaacgtataatcgaaactactaaaccagtgtgattagccgagtcgaggaggcctcttcccgcaagacgagatacgccccggtagtgctcttcggtttggcgtgtcgtccccaaaggtaaaacggctacgtctctattgatgcagcaccgcaatcaacagagctccggcgaactggatggaggagagggcagagcttcgacagaaaaaactatgcagggagagggagagagcttatgatgcagaatgcttttttgaattgtgtagtgatgcatggaatggctggcctatttataggctcagtccactgcagggggtcaacagccatgatggctgtcatcatggcaattcgtaaccgacgtcggttacagacgtgtggcaggagtgtgccatccgtgtgtggagcgtgtggatttctcacgtggcaaccgtgactgtgcctcgcttgacgacgtgtcaagccacttggattgctgactcggcggtggtccaaaaagaatagtttgggccaagcaccaagcccaaagaccacccaaagaccaattgccaagatccaagtccaagatcaagatcgggatcgggatcgagatcgggatcgggatcgggatcgggcccgggcccgaggcccgaggcccgaggcccgcggcccgcgcccgcgaccacgagcacgagcacgagcacgtgcacgggcacgggcacgggctcgggctcgggcgggcgggcggcggcggcgcgcgcgtgtgcgcgcgtgtgggctctttcacccatcttggtccactataattattaagtaacataaagtcacttaatttatacacattaaagatgtgttaatcctccaatgtgggataattaacactagttaattattccctaagctccatctccaagctttaattaaaagctaattatgcccaactttaatccactatttctcactcaccggaaatcggatttgagaaagtgaatatactacatttacctacgtaaaatgtagatcgacgctatgtcatttaatttcacaaaattaaatgtctcgtcacatttattatttggtcaaaatccattgaccgggcatatttaatccatgattttttacaatcccccacatgagtggaaatagccgaatgcatatgcatgcagacgcaagctcaaccctcgcgaggtatataagcataaggataggtagttgttgactttgaaccctccatagtcgacaccatcggatacacaggcggcttagtagcgcgatgctttgaactaatcccccacggcgtgcaccgagacaatggtgttaacacttaaacacctcaacctcatccgttctcacgttttgtgtccattgcggtcttggacaccactttggattcataagtgcgttttttatgaagcgaccacacttcgcacttacgtaggtgattcttagtcaagtaccttgccatacttggtctctttgagaattccatctctttgagatccttaagaaccattaaaagtcatagacttagcctttaccacgaggcaagttctccaacactctattgctctctagggaatagatatagtttgagtgtttttccatgaactctcatagcttagttgtccctttgaaccaagttcttgggatctgcagtcatcatggttgggttaccactatgacaattctttagtttgtggatttcaaacccattccctctagcaacttattcatttgatcacggtttaaccctttggttagcggatccgctagattatctattgacttcacatagtcaattgtaatcacccctgttgtgatcaaatgtctcacggtgttatgtcgtcgacgtatatgtcgagacttaccgttatagaaaccattgtttgcccttccaatagccgcttggctatcgcagtgaatcagcactggtggcactggcttagaccaacatggaatgtcttcaaggaagttcttaagccactcggcttcctcaccagccttatccaaggcaatgaactccgattccattgttgatcgggctatacaggtctgttttgtggatttccacgatacagcaccacccccaatagtaaagacatatccacttgttgaaagtgagtctctattatcggatatccaattggcatcacagtacccttcaagcaccggggggtatctcgagaagtgtagcccaagattttgagtgtgttttaaatatctcaaaaccctcacaagagctctccaatgctctttgcttggattgctcgtgtaacgacttaacttgttcacggcacaagcaatgtcaggtcgagtgcaattagtcaagtacataatgcacccgatgacccgtgcatactcttcttgtgcaacgggctcgcctttgtttttgctcaagtgaacgtcgagttcaattggagtcttaaccggcgcgccatcataggctttgaatttattcaatatcttctcaacataatgtgattgtgttaagatgattccatcattcgttcttagaatcttcattccaagaattacatcggctagacccatgtctttcatgtcaaagtttctctttaacatggcctttgtatcgttaattacttgagtgttgctacccaagattaacatatcatcaacgtagagacacactataacatgaccgttattagtgctcttgatgtagacacatttgtcgcactcgttgattttaaacccatttgataacatcacattatcaaacttcaagtgccattgcaatggcgcttgtttcaatccatatagggatttcacgagcttgcatacctttttctcttgtccaggtactacaaacccttcgggttgttccatgtagatttcgtcttctagttcaccattcagaaacgcggtctttacatccatttgatgaatctcgagattgtgcaatgcagcaatagcgagaagcacccggatagatgtaatccttgttacaggtgaataggtatcgaagaagtcatgtccttctttttgtttaaaaccctttactactaatcgggctttatacttatcaactgttccatcggccttaaactttcttttaagaacccatttgcatcctaaaggtttagcaccttcgggcaaatcaaccaacacccatgtgtggtttagcaaaattgaatcaatttcgctttgaacagcttctctccaatgcagcccgtctgggccagcaaaggctacttttatcgatgttggttcttcatccaacatgaaagcaatgtagtcaggaccaaaagtttttggtgttctgactctattaccacgtcttagtactgtatcttttggatcgggccttgcacgcttgcgcgattcaggttccgcatctgttgatttagaactagtggcttcttcttccacttgtttagaactagtggcttcttcaattcttgtctcagaattggttgatactttttccttatctttgcaaggaaaggtattttcgagaaatacagcattcctcgactcaattgttgttcctactgtgatagtcgatatttcagacttgtgaacaacaaatcgatatgcactactgttaagtgcatatccaatgaagatgcaatcaaccgtcttaggtccgattgtaacttctttgggcggaggaaccatcacctttgccaaacacccccacactttgaggtatttgtaggatggcttccttcccttccacaactcataaggagtaacatcttttcctttgagagggattttattcaagatatagtttgctgtcaaaacagcttccccccacatgttatgtggtaatcctgaactgagtagcagtgcattcatcatctcttttagagttcgattcttgcgttctgcaacaccattggattgtggtgaatatggagcagttgtttgatgaattataccacttgcgttgcataactcctcaaacggggctacatattcgcctcctctatcgcttcgaatcattttgattttacaaccaagttgattctcaacttcgttcttataatttttgaacgcctctattgcttcatctttgcttcttaaaagataaatgtagcaatatcttgtgcaatcatctatgaaagtgataaagtactttttaccacctctagtttgcaacatctttaaatcacatacatccgtgtgaattaattcaaggggttttgtgcttcgttcaaccgagtgaaacggcaacttagtcatttttgcttcaagacaaatttcacatttatcttggatatccaattcattagcctttagtaaatctaaatttactaatcttttaatggcttttgaatttacatgtcccaatctacaatgccacaaatttgaagactcaatcaaataagaggaagtagatgctttattcttattggccaatggcttcgcaacacttcgagttgctacactaagcttgaaaagcccatcggttacataaccttttccgatggattttccaaacttatacaagacaaacctatcggactcaaatacaagtttaaaccctttattaactagtattgatcctgacactaggttcttgcggatgtccgggacatgcagcacatccttcaaagtgatagttaggccagacgtcatcatgagaatcacgttgccaacgccgaggacttctgacgatgcttgattccccatgttgatcttcctcccttcaacagcagtgtaggaggcaaacttgctcctgtcggagcaaacatgagcagtagcgccggtgtcgatgtaccagcctcccttgttatcaacaaggttaacctcttcagtgaccactgcaatgaggtcgttctcatcccagtccttgaactccttctcaacgacgtgggctgccggcttcttcttcttgctgcggcagtctttggcaaagtggcccggtttgccacatttgtagcagtcgccttcaaacttccttgaaggctgctttcccttccctttgtcatttggacggtttgggcgagggcgtttgttggagggaccgccccgctccaacaggttggctttggcttcatttggggtgaagcccttagccttttgatcacttttgcgcacgtcggcctcaatgcgcaacttcacgatcaagtcttcaagggtcatctgctttcgcttgtgcttgagataactcttgaagtccttccaacttggagggagcttgtcaatgatcgt
Encoded proteins:
- the LOC121780308 gene encoding nitrate regulatory gene2 protein-like; its protein translation is MGCSASKEDDLPLVIRCRERRELVRAAANHRYALAAAHVSYFRSLKEVGDALRKFVDEELITSTSSSSSFSSPSLTLSPSSKKNRGNGAESPLHLHSGDESESHLNLSDSSDEEDDDSEDHNHLHHGGFDGNEARQHHQHGNHAGERARNLNNEDAFYPSRFPHDTYSGYSNGFLSDPFANPNPNPYAYPNPYQFPMPQREPYPDPWNQPPAAAEAQSWFFSGNPNVYYMKKSAPAAKTVVQDPPSYGYSDSYWNSPAGYGGNYGYNPAGSPLRMDDREIGSGKSEKEPPPPPSPKVSAWDFFDPFNAAEIGYGSYYSGGGYGYGSNYSSPDSTEVREREGIPELEEETESEVYKEALNGGKLSSAGSSPHSRAARRDNQTSSRSVPKHRSENGNLRSKLPQRSEFSSRLHRGEDSSRSVPSSKSKGSSRSASLYKIDSSSTSVPSWSSEESERPSMQMHNDGNHHPKPSVASHYGEESVKPSMPTTPHGEGASWVGGETASISLTHEKSSSDHIVVKSVDEGAGKKKGVTFDVEETSKQDGDSSKFSSVTLSSPRGTRDLREVVAEIRDDFETASSYGKEVAMMLEVGKLPYQPRFLKVMMSRILYLIHPSTTLWDSPSKESAKLASSTMKMAKSYFEDVGNDVDSMACNLSSTMDKLYAWEKKLCKEVKDEERIRTMYEKQHKRLKTLDEEGAEARKMDAARASIRRLLTKLDVSVKAIDSISSRIHKLRDEELQPQLAELVHGLTRMWKAMLKCHQKQFQAVMESRMRRLKLNIDQQADSGSRAATELERELRIWCGRFNDWIRFQRSYVESLNEWLIRCLQYEPEETPDGPIPYSPGRFGAPPIFVICNDWHQAMEAISESRVASAMNSFASSLHQLWEKQDDEGRQRLKAEYLSKDYEKHLRANRMERGKIDRDQDAISVFPSDNNSGVSALDDLKVDLDSMKHKLTEERLKHKDAMKLVHDAAAGSLKGGLVPIFKALEIFTSEAVKAHEHVRVKQPGKAT